A genomic stretch from Acetobacter ascendens includes:
- a CDS encoding helix-turn-helix transcriptional regulator: MSPSYVRLLIRNDKFPPATHKISPRTVRWLESTVTEWIQLNAKNNN, encoded by the coding sequence ATGTCGCCATCGTACGTGAGACTCTTGATCAGAAATGACAAATTTCCTCCTGCCACACATAAAATCAGTCCGCGCACTGTTCGTTGGCTTGAGTCGACCGTCACAGAGTGGATACAGCTGAACGCCAAAAACAATAATTAA
- the rplU gene encoding 50S ribosomal protein L21 has protein sequence MYAVIRTGGKQYRVEPNMVLKVEKLEVEAGATVTFDEVLAVGGESGSQIGAPTVAGAKVTATVIAQDRLKKVIIFKKRRRQNSRRKNGHRQPVTVLRIQEINAA, from the coding sequence ATGTACGCAGTTATCCGCACCGGCGGCAAGCAGTACCGGGTTGAGCCCAACATGGTGCTGAAGGTTGAAAAGCTGGAAGTTGAAGCCGGCGCAACCGTTACATTTGATGAAGTTCTGGCCGTTGGTGGCGAAAGCGGCAGCCAGATTGGTGCCCCTACCGTGGCTGGCGCAAAGGTAACGGCAACCGTTATCGCTCAGGACCGCCTCAAGAAGGTCATCATCTTCAAGAAGCGCCGTCGGCAGAACAGCCGCCGTAAAAATGGTCACCGCCAGCCGGTTACCGTTCTGCGCATTCAGGAAATCAACGCAGCCTGA